Proteins from one Enterobacter bugandensis genomic window:
- the nagA gene encoding N-acetylglucosamine-6-phosphate deacetylase, translating into MYALTHGRIYTGHEILDDHAIVIANGLIERVCPLAELPPEIEQRSLNGAVISPGFIDVQLNGCGGVQFNDTAEAVTVETLEIMQKANEKSGCTSYLPTLITSSDDLMKQGIRVMREYLAKHPNQALGLHLEGPWLNIVKKGTHNPDYVRKPDAELVDYMCANADVIAKVTLAPEMTGTEVISKLAAAGIVVSAGHSNATLKEAKAGFRAGITFATHLYNAMPYITGREPGLVGAILDEPDVYCGIIADGMHVDYTNIRNAKRLKGDKLCLVTDATAPAGANIEQFIFAGKTIYYRNGLCVDENGTLSGSSLTMIEGVRNLVEHCGIALDEVLRMATLYPARAIGVDKQLGGIAPGMVANLTAFTHDYKIIKTIVNGNEVVTE; encoded by the coding sequence ATGTACGCTTTAACCCACGGTCGGATTTATACCGGCCATGAAATTCTGGATGACCATGCGATTGTTATCGCCAATGGCCTGATTGAACGTGTTTGCCCGCTGGCGGAACTGCCGCCGGAGATAGAACAGCGCTCACTCAATGGAGCAGTAATCTCCCCCGGTTTCATCGACGTACAGCTTAACGGCTGCGGCGGTGTGCAGTTCAATGACACCGCCGAGGCGGTGACGGTTGAAACGCTGGAAATCATGCAGAAAGCTAACGAGAAATCAGGCTGCACCAGCTATCTGCCGACGCTCATCACCAGCAGTGATGACCTGATGAAACAGGGTATCCGCGTGATGCGCGAATACCTGGCCAAACACCCGAACCAGGCGCTGGGTCTGCATCTGGAAGGGCCATGGCTGAACATAGTGAAAAAAGGCACGCATAACCCGGATTACGTGCGCAAGCCGGATGCTGAACTGGTCGACTACATGTGTGCCAATGCTGATGTGATCGCTAAAGTGACGCTGGCGCCTGAAATGACCGGTACTGAGGTCATCAGCAAACTGGCTGCCGCCGGGATTGTGGTTTCAGCAGGCCACTCAAACGCCACGCTGAAAGAAGCCAAAGCGGGCTTCCGTGCCGGCATTACCTTTGCGACCCACCTTTACAACGCCATGCCGTATATTACCGGCCGTGAACCGGGTCTGGTCGGGGCGATTCTCGACGAACCAGACGTCTACTGCGGCATTATCGCTGATGGCATGCACGTTGATTACACCAACATTCGCAACGCCAAACGGCTGAAAGGTGACAAGCTCTGCCTGGTCACCGATGCCACCGCGCCAGCAGGTGCAAATATTGAGCAGTTCATTTTTGCTGGTAAAACAATATACTACCGCAATGGACTGTGTGTGGATGAAAACGGTACGCTGAGTGGCTCCTCTTTGACCATGATTGAAGGGGTGCGTAACCTGGTGGAGCATTGTGGGATTGCGCTTGATGAAGTCCTGCGTATGGCCACCCTTTATCCGGCTCGCGCCATCGGCGTGGATAAACAGCTCGGCGGAATTGCACCAGGTATGGTTGCAAACCTGACGGCATTCACACACGATTATAAAATTATTAAGACCATCGTTAATGGTAACGAGGTCGTCACTGAGTAA
- the fur gene encoding ferric iron uptake transcriptional regulator → MTDNNTALKKAGLKVTLPRLKILEVLQGPDNHHVSAEDLYKRLIDMGEEIGLATVYRVLNQFDDAGIVTRHNFEGGKSVFELTQQHHHDHLICLDCGKVIEFSDDSIEARQREIAARHGIRLTNHSLYLYGHCAEGDCRENEHAHDTK, encoded by the coding sequence ATGACTGACAACAACACCGCATTAAAGAAGGCTGGCCTGAAAGTAACGCTTCCTCGGTTAAAAATCCTGGAAGTGCTTCAGGGTCCAGACAATCACCATGTCAGTGCGGAAGACCTTTATAAACGTCTTATCGACATGGGTGAAGAGATTGGGCTGGCCACCGTATATCGCGTGCTGAACCAGTTTGATGACGCGGGCATTGTTACCCGTCATAATTTCGAAGGCGGTAAATCTGTATTCGAACTGACCCAGCAGCATCACCACGATCACCTGATCTGCCTCGATTGCGGCAAGGTCATTGAATTTAGCGATGATTCCATCGAAGCGCGTCAGCGTGAAATCGCAGCTCGTCATGGCATTCGCCTGACCAACCACAGCCTGTACCTTTACGGTCACTGCGCTGAAGGGGATTGCCGCGAGAATGAACACGCTCACGACACAAAATAA
- the nagC gene encoding DNA-binding transcriptional regulator NagC: protein MTPGGQAQIGNVDLVKQLNSAAVYRLIDQHGPISRIQIAEQSQLAPASVTKITRQLIERGLIKEVDQQASTGGRRAISIITETRNFQAIGVRLGRHDTTLTLYDLSSKAIAEEHYPLPERTQETLEHALLNTIAHFIESCQRKIRELIAISVILPGLVDPESGVIRYMPHIQVENWALVDALEKRFKVTCFVGHDIRSLALAEHYFGASQDCEDSILVRVHRGTGAGIISNGRIFIGRNGNVGEIGHIQVEPLGERCHCGNFGCLETIAANTAIEQRVRHLLEQGYQSRVTLDDCKIGTICKAANKGDALACEVIEQVGRHLGKTIAIAINLFNPQKVVIAGEIVEAEKVLLPAIEGCINTQALKAFRQNLPVVRSKLDHRSAIGAFALVKRAMLNGILLQHLLES from the coding sequence ATGACACCAGGCGGACAAGCTCAAATCGGTAATGTCGATCTCGTTAAACAACTTAACAGTGCGGCGGTTTATCGCCTGATTGACCAACATGGTCCAATCTCGCGGATCCAGATAGCCGAACAAAGCCAGCTTGCTCCCGCCAGCGTGACAAAAATTACCCGCCAGCTCATTGAGCGCGGTTTGATCAAAGAAGTCGATCAGCAGGCCTCCACCGGGGGCCGCCGCGCCATCTCCATCATTACCGAAACCCGTAACTTTCAGGCCATTGGCGTCCGGCTTGGTCGTCATGACACCACGCTCACGCTGTACGATTTGAGCAGCAAAGCCATTGCGGAAGAGCACTACCCACTGCCCGAGCGCACCCAGGAGACGCTGGAACACGCGCTGCTGAATACTATCGCGCACTTTATTGAAAGCTGTCAGCGCAAGATCCGCGAACTGATCGCCATCTCCGTCATTCTGCCGGGCCTGGTCGACCCGGAAAGCGGTGTGATCCGATACATGCCGCATATTCAGGTTGAGAACTGGGCGCTGGTCGACGCGCTGGAAAAACGCTTTAAGGTGACCTGCTTTGTCGGCCATGATATTCGTTCTTTAGCGCTGGCTGAGCACTACTTTGGTGCGAGTCAGGACTGTGAAGACTCTATTCTGGTGCGCGTACACCGCGGTACGGGCGCAGGCATTATCTCCAATGGCCGTATTTTTATTGGTCGTAACGGTAACGTTGGCGAGATCGGCCACATCCAGGTTGAACCGCTCGGCGAACGCTGCCACTGCGGCAACTTCGGCTGCCTTGAAACCATCGCCGCCAACACGGCCATCGAGCAGCGCGTTCGCCACCTGCTTGAGCAGGGTTATCAAAGCCGCGTCACGCTGGACGATTGCAAGATAGGCACCATCTGCAAAGCCGCCAATAAAGGCGACGCGCTGGCCTGTGAGGTGATCGAGCAGGTAGGTCGCCATCTGGGGAAAACCATCGCCATCGCCATTAACCTGTTTAACCCGCAGAAAGTGGTGATCGCCGGAGAGATTGTTGAAGCGGAAAAGGTGCTGCTGCCCGCCATCGAAGGCTGTATCAACACCCAGGCGCTGAAAGCATTCCGACAGAACCTCCCGGTGGTTCGTTCGAAGCTTGACCATCGCTCGGCGATTGGCGCGTTTGCGCTGGTCAAGCGCGCCATGCTCAACGGGATCCTGCTCCAGCATTTGCTGGAATCCTGA
- the glnS gene encoding glutamine--tRNA ligase has protein sequence MSEAEARPSNFIRQIIDEDLASGKHTTVHTRFPPEPNGYLHIGHAKSICLNFGIAQDYQGQCNLRFDDTNPVKEDIEYVESIKNDVQWLGFNWSGDICYSSDYFDQLYAYAVELINKGLAYVDELSADEIREYRGTLTAPGKNSPFRDRSVEENLALFEKMRAGGFEEGKACLRAKIDMASPFIVMRDPVLYRIKFAEHHQTGNKWCIYPMYDFTHCISDALEGITHSLCTLEFQDNRRLYDWVLDNITIPVHPRQYEFSRLNLEYTVMSKRKLNLLVTDKHVEGWDDPRMPTISGLRRRGYTAASIREFCKRIGVTKQDNTIEMASLESCIREDLNENAPRAMAVIDPVKLVIENYPQGGSELVSMPNHPNKPEMGSRDVPFSGEIWIDRADFREEANKQYKRLVLGKEVRLRNAYVIKAERVEKDAEGNITTIFCSYDAETLSKDPADGRKVKGVIHWVSASHALPVEIRLYDRLFSVPNPGAAEDFLATINPESLVIKQGYAEPSLKAAEAGKAFQFEREGYFCLDSRYSTAEKPVFNRTVGLRDTWTKIGE, from the coding sequence ATGAGTGAGGCAGAAGCCCGCCCGAGTAACTTTATTCGTCAGATCATCGATGAAGATCTGGCCAGTGGTAAGCACACCACGGTACATACGCGTTTCCCGCCGGAGCCGAACGGCTACCTGCACATTGGTCACGCGAAATCGATCTGCCTGAACTTTGGCATTGCGCAAGACTACCAGGGGCAGTGCAACCTGCGTTTCGATGACACCAACCCAGTAAAAGAAGACATCGAATACGTTGAGTCCATTAAAAACGACGTGCAATGGCTGGGCTTCAACTGGTCTGGCGATATCTGCTACTCCTCTGACTATTTTGATCAGCTGTATGCCTACGCGGTGGAGCTGATCAACAAAGGTCTGGCATACGTTGACGAGCTGTCTGCGGACGAAATCCGCGAGTATCGCGGTACGCTGACTGCACCAGGCAAAAACAGCCCGTTCCGCGATCGCAGCGTGGAAGAGAACCTGGCGCTGTTTGAAAAAATGCGTGCCGGTGGCTTCGAAGAAGGTAAAGCGTGCCTGCGTGCCAAAATCGATATGGCGTCGCCGTTTATCGTGATGCGCGATCCGGTGCTGTACCGCATTAAGTTCGCAGAACACCACCAGACCGGCAACAAGTGGTGCATCTACCCGATGTACGACTTCACCCACTGCATCAGCGATGCGCTGGAAGGCATCACCCACTCGCTGTGTACGCTGGAGTTCCAGGATAACCGTCGTCTGTACGACTGGGTGCTGGATAACATCACCATTCCTGTGCATCCGCGTCAGTACGAGTTCTCTCGTCTGAATCTGGAATACACCGTGATGTCCAAGCGTAAGCTGAACCTGCTGGTGACCGACAAGCACGTTGAAGGCTGGGACGACCCGCGCATGCCGACCATCTCCGGCCTGCGTCGTCGTGGTTACACTGCCGCTTCTATTCGTGAGTTCTGCAAACGTATCGGCGTGACCAAGCAGGACAACACCATCGAAATGGCGTCTCTGGAATCCTGCATTCGTGAAGATCTTAACGAAAACGCCCCGCGCGCGATGGCCGTTATCGATCCGGTGAAACTGGTGATTGAAAATTACCCGCAGGGTGGAAGCGAGCTGGTCTCTATGCCTAACCATCCGAATAAACCGGAAATGGGAAGCCGCGACGTGCCGTTCAGCGGTGAGATCTGGATCGACCGTGCTGACTTCCGTGAAGAAGCCAATAAGCAGTACAAGCGTCTGGTGTTGGGTAAAGAAGTTCGTCTGCGTAACGCCTACGTCATCAAAGCCGAGCGCGTAGAGAAAGATGCTGAAGGTAACATTACCACCATCTTCTGTTCGTACGATGCTGAGACGCTGAGCAAAGATCCGGCAGACGGCCGCAAGGTGAAAGGCGTGATCCACTGGGTGAGCGCTTCCCACGCGCTGCCGGTAGAAATTCGTCTGTACGATCGTCTGTTTAGCGTACCTAACCCGGGTGCGGCTGAAGACTTCCTGGCGACCATCAACCCGGAATCTCTGGTGATCAAGCAGGGTTATGCGGAGCCATCGCTGAAAGCCGCTGAAGCGGGCAAAGCGTTCCAGTTCGAGCGTGAAGGTTACTTCTGCCTGGACAGCCGTTACAGCACGGCAGAAAAACCGGTATTTAACCGTACCGTAGGTCTGCGTGATACCTGGACCAAGATCGGCGAATAA
- the nagE gene encoding PTS N-acetyl glucosamine transporter subunit IIABC, whose amino-acid sequence MNILGFFQRLGRALQLPIAVLPVAALLLRFGQPDLLNVPFIAQAGGAIFDNLALIFAIGVASSWSKDSAGAAALAGAVGYFILTKAMVTINPEINMGVLAGIITGLVGGAVYNRWAGIKLPDFLSFFGGKRFVPIATGFFCLILAAIFGYVWPPVQHAIHAGGEWIVSAGAVGSGIFGFINRLLIPTGLHQVLNTIAWFQIGEFTNAAGTVFHGDINRFYAGDGTAGMFMSGFFPIMMFGLPGAALAMYLAAPKARRPMVGGMLLSVAITAFLTGVTEPLEFLFMFLAPVLYLMHAVLTGISLFVATLLGIHAGFSFSAGAIDYVLMYNLPAASKNVWMLVVMGLVFFVIYFVLFTAVIRMFNLKTPGREDTKDEVVTNEANSNTEEGLTQLATSYIAAVGGTDNLKAIDACITRLRLTVGDSARVSDAMCKRLGASGVVKLNKQTIQVIVGAKAESIGDEMKKVVARGPVAAASADSAPASTAAPVAKPQAVPNAVTVAALVSPVTGDVVDLEQVPDEAFASKAVGDGVAVKPTGKTVVSPAAGTIVKIFNTNHAFCLETEKGAEIVVHMGIDTVALNGQGFTRLVEEGAEVVAGQPILEMDLDFLNANARSMISPVVCSNIDDFSGLVLQAKGQVVAGQTPLYEIKGK is encoded by the coding sequence ATGAATATTTTAGGTTTTTTCCAGCGCCTCGGTAGGGCTTTGCAGCTCCCTATCGCCGTGCTACCGGTTGCAGCGTTGCTGCTGCGATTCGGGCAACCCGATCTTCTTAACGTGCCGTTTATTGCCCAGGCAGGCGGCGCCATTTTTGACAACCTTGCGCTGATCTTCGCCATCGGCGTGGCGTCAAGCTGGTCAAAAGACAGCGCCGGTGCTGCGGCACTGGCAGGGGCGGTAGGTTACTTCATCCTCACGAAAGCGATGGTAACCATCAACCCGGAAATCAACATGGGTGTACTGGCGGGTATCATTACCGGTCTGGTCGGTGGTGCCGTGTACAACCGCTGGGCGGGTATCAAACTGCCTGACTTCCTGAGCTTCTTCGGCGGTAAACGTTTTGTGCCAATTGCGACGGGCTTTTTCTGTCTGATCCTGGCAGCTATCTTTGGCTACGTCTGGCCGCCGGTGCAGCATGCTATCCATGCGGGCGGCGAGTGGATTGTTTCTGCGGGTGCAGTGGGCTCAGGTATCTTTGGCTTTATCAACCGTCTGCTGATCCCAACCGGTCTGCATCAGGTGCTGAACACCATCGCCTGGTTCCAGATTGGTGAGTTCACCAATGCTGCGGGCACCGTATTCCACGGCGACATCAACCGCTTCTATGCGGGTGACGGCACCGCGGGTATGTTCATGTCTGGCTTCTTCCCAATCATGATGTTTGGTCTGCCGGGCGCTGCACTGGCAATGTACCTGGCTGCGCCAAAAGCGCGTCGCCCAATGGTTGGCGGCATGCTGCTGTCCGTTGCGATTACCGCGTTCCTGACCGGTGTAACCGAGCCGCTGGAATTCCTGTTCATGTTCCTGGCGCCGGTGCTGTACCTCATGCATGCGGTCCTGACCGGTATCAGCCTGTTTGTGGCGACCCTGCTGGGCATCCATGCTGGCTTCTCCTTCTCTGCAGGCGCGATCGACTACGTGTTGATGTACAACCTGCCGGCGGCAAGCAAGAACGTCTGGATGCTGGTGGTAATGGGTCTGGTCTTCTTCGTCATCTACTTCGTGCTGTTCACTGCGGTTATTCGTATGTTTAACCTCAAAACACCAGGCCGCGAAGATACCAAAGACGAAGTGGTCACCAACGAAGCCAACAGCAATACCGAAGAGGGTCTGACTCAGTTGGCGACCAGCTATATCGCTGCTGTCGGTGGGACTGACAACCTGAAAGCGATTGACGCCTGTATCACCCGTCTGCGTCTGACGGTGGGTGACTCGGCGCGCGTAAGCGACGCAATGTGTAAACGCCTTGGTGCATCGGGCGTGGTTAAACTGAACAAACAAACTATCCAGGTTATCGTAGGCGCCAAAGCGGAATCCATTGGCGACGAAATGAAGAAAGTGGTTGCCCGTGGCCCGGTCGCGGCGGCATCAGCCGACAGCGCACCTGCGTCGACGGCTGCCCCGGTTGCGAAGCCGCAGGCCGTGCCTAACGCCGTGACGGTGGCCGCGCTGGTCTCTCCGGTAACGGGTGACGTGGTTGACCTTGAGCAGGTGCCTGACGAAGCGTTCGCCAGCAAAGCGGTCGGTGACGGCGTGGCGGTGAAACCAACGGGCAAAACCGTTGTGTCTCCGGCGGCAGGCACCATCGTGAAAATCTTCAACACCAACCACGCGTTCTGCCTCGAAACCGAAAAAGGCGCGGAGATCGTTGTCCATATGGGGATCGATACCGTAGCGCTGAACGGTCAGGGCTTTACTCGCCTGGTGGAAGAGGGGGCCGAAGTGGTGGCAGGTCAGCCGATTCTGGAAATGGATCTGGACTTCCTGAACGCCAACGCGCGCTCGATGATTAGTCCGGTCGTGTGCAGCAACATCGACGACTTTAGCGGTCTGGTACTCCAGGCTAAAGGTCAGGTGGTTGCGGGTCAGACACCGCTGTATGAGATTAAAGGCAAGTAA
- the chiQ gene encoding ChiQ/YbfN family lipoprotein: MKKIVIVALMASGLVACVQTQAPKEDARLKEAYSACINTAEGSPEKIEACQSVLNVLKKEKAHEAFATQENVRVMDYQACIQARKTGNDQEVAKRCDKIWNEIRNNNK, from the coding sequence ATGAAAAAAATCGTAATCGTCGCGCTGATGGCATCAGGGCTGGTGGCGTGTGTTCAGACTCAGGCGCCGAAAGAGGACGCCCGTCTGAAGGAGGCGTATAGCGCCTGTATTAATACCGCGGAAGGATCGCCTGAGAAAATTGAAGCCTGCCAGAGCGTGCTAAATGTGTTAAAGAAAGAGAAAGCGCATGAGGCGTTCGCGACGCAGGAGAATGTTCGCGTGATGGATTATCAGGCCTGCATTCAGGCACGTAAAACCGGTAACGATCAGGAAGTGGCGAAGCGTTGCGATAAAATCTGGAACGAGATACGCAATAACAACAAATAA
- the chiP gene encoding chitoporin ChiP gives MRTFSGKRSALALAIAGVTAMSGLVVTPEAKAAGFIEDSTLTGGIYYWQRERDRKDVTEDKYKTNLSHSTWNANLDFQSGYAADMFGLDIAAFTAIEMAENGDSGHPNEIAFSSSNKAYDEDWSGDKSGISLYKAAAKFKYGPVWARGGYIQPTGQTLLAPHWSFMPGTYQGAEAGANFDYGDAGALSFSYMWTNEYKAPWHIEMDKFYQNDKKTKVDYLHSLGAKYDFKNDLVLEAAFGQAEGYIDQYFAKASYKFDIAGSPLSTSYQFYGTRDKVSDGSVNDIYNGTAWLQALTFGYKVGQVDLRLEGTWVKAEGQQGYFLQRMTPTYASSNGRLDIWWDNRSDFNADGEKAVFFGAMYDLKNWNLPGWAVGASYAYAWDAKPADMATPDAYYDPNYRLKESSYSLDAIYTLQDGRAKGTMFKLHFTQYDNHSDIPSYAGGYGNIFQDERDVKFMVIAPFTIF, from the coding sequence ATGCGTACGTTCAGTGGCAAACGTAGTGCGCTGGCGCTGGCTATTGCCGGTGTGACAGCAATGTCGGGCCTGGTGGTGACACCAGAGGCAAAAGCAGCAGGTTTCATCGAAGATTCTACCCTCACTGGCGGTATTTATTACTGGCAGCGCGAACGTGACCGTAAAGATGTCACAGAAGATAAATACAAAACCAACCTCTCTCACTCTACCTGGAACGCCAACCTGGACTTCCAGTCAGGCTACGCCGCCGATATGTTCGGTCTGGATATTGCCGCGTTTACGGCGATTGAAATGGCTGAAAATGGCGACAGCGGCCACCCGAACGAAATTGCCTTCTCCTCCAGTAATAAAGCCTATGACGAAGACTGGTCAGGGGATAAAAGCGGTATCAGCCTTTATAAGGCCGCAGCGAAATTCAAATACGGCCCGGTATGGGCGCGTGGGGGCTATATTCAGCCAACCGGCCAGACGCTGTTAGCGCCGCACTGGAGCTTTATGCCTGGTACCTATCAGGGGGCAGAAGCCGGGGCTAATTTTGACTACGGTGATGCAGGTGCGTTGAGCTTCTCCTATATGTGGACCAACGAGTACAAAGCGCCGTGGCACATTGAGATGGACAAGTTCTACCAGAACGATAAGAAAACCAAAGTCGATTACCTCCACTCGCTGGGCGCGAAGTACGATTTCAAAAACGATCTGGTTCTGGAAGCCGCATTTGGTCAGGCGGAAGGCTATATCGATCAGTATTTTGCTAAAGCCAGCTACAAATTTGATATCGCCGGTAGTCCGCTGAGCACTAGCTACCAGTTCTACGGTACGCGCGATAAGGTCAGCGATGGCAGCGTAAACGACATTTATAACGGCACCGCGTGGCTGCAGGCGTTAACCTTCGGCTATAAGGTCGGTCAGGTTGATTTGCGTCTGGAAGGCACATGGGTGAAGGCTGAAGGGCAGCAGGGCTACTTCCTGCAGCGTATGACGCCGACCTATGCCTCATCCAACGGTCGTCTGGATATCTGGTGGGATAACCGCTCAGACTTCAACGCCGACGGCGAGAAAGCGGTCTTCTTCGGCGCCATGTATGACCTGAAAAACTGGAACCTGCCGGGCTGGGCGGTGGGCGCTTCTTACGCTTACGCCTGGGATGCAAAACCAGCAGACATGGCGACGCCGGATGCGTACTACGATCCAAACTATCGCCTGAAAGAGTCCTCCTACAGCCTGGATGCTATCTACACCCTGCAGGATGGCCGCGCGAAAGGCACGATGTTCAAGCTGCACTTTACGCAGTATGACAACCACTCCGATATCCCAAGCTATGCGGGCGGTTACGGCAACATCTTCCAGGATGAACGTGACGTCAAATTCATGGTTATCGCCCCATTCACCATCTTCTGA
- the nagB gene encoding glucosamine-6-phosphate deaminase: MRLIPLATAEQVGKWAARHIVNRINAFKPTADRPFVLGLPTGGTPLTAYKALVEMHKAGQVSFKHVVTFNMDEYVGLPKEHPESYHSFMHRNFFDHVDIPAENINLLNGNAPDIDAECRQYEEKIRSYGKIHLFMGGVGNDGHIAFNEPASSLASRTRIKTLTHDTRVANSRFFDGDVNQVPKYALTVGVGTLLDAEEVMILVLGGVKAQALQAAVEGNVNHMWTISCLQLHPKSVIVCDEPSTMELKVKTLKYFNELEAENIKGL, translated from the coding sequence ATGAGACTGATTCCCCTGGCAACTGCTGAACAAGTCGGTAAATGGGCCGCTCGCCATATCGTTAACCGTATTAATGCCTTCAAGCCTACTGCCGATCGTCCCTTCGTTCTTGGCCTTCCAACCGGTGGTACCCCACTGACCGCGTACAAAGCGCTGGTTGAAATGCATAAAGCGGGCCAGGTTAGCTTTAAACACGTTGTGACCTTCAACATGGACGAATATGTCGGCCTGCCAAAGGAGCATCCTGAAAGCTACCATAGCTTCATGCACCGCAATTTCTTTGATCACGTTGATATCCCAGCTGAAAATATTAACCTGCTGAATGGAAATGCGCCTGATATTGACGCAGAATGCCGTCAGTACGAAGAGAAAATCCGTTCTTACGGTAAAATCCACCTGTTCATGGGTGGCGTGGGCAACGATGGTCATATCGCGTTCAACGAACCAGCTTCTTCTCTGGCTTCCCGTACCCGTATTAAAACGCTGACCCATGACACCCGCGTGGCAAACTCCCGCTTCTTTGACGGTGACGTGAACCAGGTTCCAAAATACGCCCTGACCGTTGGCGTAGGCACCCTGCTGGATGCCGAAGAGGTGATGATTCTGGTACTGGGCGGCGTGAAAGCGCAGGCGCTCCAGGCAGCCGTTGAAGGCAACGTTAACCACATGTGGACCATCAGCTGCCTGCAGCTGCATCCAAAATCAGTCATCGTCTGCGACGAACCGTCCACGATGGAGCTGAAGGTGAAAACGCTGAAATACTTCAACGAGTTAGAAGCTGAGAACATCAAAGGTCTGTAA
- the fldA gene encoding flavodoxin FldA, protein MAIIGIFFGSDTGNTENIAKNIQKQLGKDVADVHDIAKSSKEDLEGYDILLLGIPTWYYGEAQCDWDDFFPTLEEVDFNGKLVALFGCGDQEDYAEYFCDALGTIRDIIEPNGAVIVGHWPTAGYHFEASKGLADDDHFVGLAIDEDRQPELTAERVEKWVKQIREELHLDDILNA, encoded by the coding sequence ATGGCAATCATCGGCATTTTCTTCGGCAGTGATACCGGCAATACCGAAAATATCGCAAAAAACATTCAGAAACAGCTCGGTAAAGACGTTGCTGATGTGCATGACATCGCCAAGAGCAGCAAAGAAGATCTCGAGGGCTATGACATTCTGCTGCTGGGTATTCCAACCTGGTACTATGGTGAAGCCCAGTGCGACTGGGACGATTTCTTCCCGACGCTGGAAGAGGTGGACTTCAACGGCAAGCTGGTTGCCCTGTTCGGTTGTGGCGATCAGGAAGATTACGCCGAGTACTTCTGTGATGCGCTGGGGACGATTCGCGACATCATTGAGCCTAATGGCGCGGTTATTGTGGGCCACTGGCCGACTGCCGGTTACCACTTCGAAGCCTCTAAAGGCCTGGCCGATGACGATCATTTTGTCGGACTTGCCATTGACGAAGACCGTCAGCCAGAACTGACCGCAGAGCGTGTAGAGAAGTGGGTTAAGCAGATCCGCGAAGAACTGCATCTGGACGATATTCTCAACGCCTGA
- the nagD gene encoding ribonucleotide monophosphatase NagD — MTIKNVICDIDGVLMHDNVAVPGAAEFLHRIIDKGMPLVLLTNYPSQTGQDLANRFATAGVDVPDSVFYTSAMATADFLKRQEGKKAYVVGEGALIHELYKAGFTITDVNPDFVIVGETRSFNWEMMHKAAYFVANGARFIATNPDTHGRGFYPACGALCAGIEKISGRKPFVVGKPSPWIIRAALNTMQAHSEETVIVGDNLRTDILAGFQAGLETILVLSGVSQLDDIDTMPFRPSWIYPSVDEIDVI, encoded by the coding sequence ATGACCATTAAGAATGTAATTTGTGATATCGACGGCGTGCTGATGCACGACAACGTTGCCGTGCCGGGTGCTGCGGAGTTTCTTCACCGCATCATCGACAAAGGAATGCCACTGGTTCTACTCACGAACTACCCTTCCCAAACCGGTCAGGATCTGGCGAACCGCTTTGCCACCGCAGGCGTCGACGTGCCGGACAGCGTGTTTTATACCTCCGCAATGGCAACGGCGGATTTCCTGAAGCGTCAGGAAGGAAAAAAAGCCTACGTGGTCGGTGAAGGCGCGCTGATCCACGAGCTATATAAAGCAGGCTTTACCATTACCGATGTGAACCCGGACTTTGTGATCGTGGGAGAAACGCGTTCCTTTAACTGGGAGATGATGCATAAAGCAGCCTACTTTGTCGCCAATGGTGCGCGCTTTATCGCCACCAACCCGGATACGCACGGCCGTGGTTTCTATCCGGCCTGCGGCGCGCTGTGCGCCGGTATTGAAAAAATCTCCGGCCGTAAGCCTTTTGTTGTCGGCAAACCGAGCCCGTGGATCATCCGCGCCGCGCTGAATACGATGCAGGCACACTCAGAAGAAACCGTCATTGTTGGCGACAACCTGCGCACCGATATTCTGGCTGGCTTCCAGGCAGGGCTTGAAACCATCCTGGTACTTTCTGGCGTCTCGCAGCTTGATGACATCGATACGATGCCCTTCCGACCTAGCTGGATTTACCCCTCTGTCGACGAAATCGACGTTATTTGA
- the ybfE gene encoding LexA regulated protein produces the protein MAKEQTDRTTLDLFANERRPGRPKTNPLSRDEQLRINKRNQLKRDKNRGLKRVELKLNADAVDALNELAEARNISRSELIEEMLIAQLETLRSQA, from the coding sequence ATGGCCAAAGAACAAACGGACCGTACGACACTAGATCTGTTCGCGAATGAGCGTCGACCGGGACGACCGAAAACGAATCCGCTTTCGCGCGATGAACAGCTGCGTATCAATAAACGCAATCAGCTTAAACGCGATAAAAATCGTGGGCTTAAGCGTGTCGAACTGAAGCTCAACGCCGACGCGGTCGATGCGCTTAACGAGCTGGCAGAGGCGCGTAACATCAGCCGCAGCGAGCTTATTGAAGAGATGCTCATCGCCCAACTCGAGACGCTGCGCAGCCAGGCATAA